In Brassica napus cultivar Da-Ae chromosome C2, Da-Ae, whole genome shotgun sequence, the sequence TTTAATTCTAACCGAGACTTTAACCGGCCCATGGGCTGATTTTGGGCCGCCATCTAACACAGTTAACGGAGTTCTGCACCGTATAATCTCCTGCGCCGCGGAGATCACGTCTGATCTTATTAACCGATTATGTTTCCCGAAATCCCAGCCGTACACGCACTCGTATCTCGACACGTCAGCAACTCTCCCCGGCCGTAGATTTAAACCCTTGACGAAAACCACCGTGGAGTTATCGTGATCGATCACGGCGTCGTAAACAAGCCAATCCCATTGGTGAGTGGGCCCAGCGGGGATGTGATCATCCGCCGTCCATCTCGACACCGCAAGCGATACGTTGTATCCACATGGCGTTTCAGGGCACCGTACGATCTGGCCGTTAAATTTGTCGCTGTCAACCGCCGTCGGATACTCCTTCCGTAGCTTCGACGAGTCACCGCCGCCGGAGAAAACGCAAACCAGATCGcctttggtatataaccgaagAGACGGAGGGTATTTAAGGAAAACCAGCGTCTGCTCAGGTAACTTCACCGCTTCGCGAATCGAAACCGCCGGAGACAGCGTAACGGACTCACGGCGGAGAACCGCCTTGGCCGTTGAGAAGCTTATCGTCGTACGTACCACCGGGCGAAACTTACCtgctaaatttaaatttttagtttctGATTAAcagaattgaaaaaataaaataaaataaaaaactcgGATCATAATTATACCTTTGAAGACGAACATGGTGGAGAAGAGAACGAAGGAGAAGACAAACAGAACGACGAACCAGAAAAACGTCCTCCACGTTAGAACGACGTCGCTTCCGCAAACACCACTGAGTTTCCTACGATTTTTCATCTCCTACGCCGCCGATATCGCCGGCGTTTGCCGTCTATGTATTGGAGAAGAAGCTATGTTCTATGTTGCTCCTTCTTGTAAGCCCCCACGAGAATAAAGGTTGATGATTAGCAGAAGAATagaatttctttatttttcttttcaaatttccttttaattaaaaaaaagtaaaaaataaatttacctGAAGAATATGAATGAAAGTCACGAACTTGGGGGAACGAGAAACTCTCTAAAACTACTGGTATCCTATTAATTTAACTGCTTTATTGAGTAAATGAATTTACTTTCACCGACGGTTATTTGTTTTTACTTCGCTTTCTTTGACGTCGAGTTTTTGCTGAGAATCCTTTTAACTTCTCTCATCCggtaattaataagaaaatcacCCTAATTAAtcatttcttaaaatatttttcgtaTAAGTCACATTgggaaaaaaattatgtttatagcTTCAGGAGTTATACTTATACCTTGcgtattatattttcaaagtcaTGATATCTTTACAGCTTTTATAACTTTAAGTCTTTAACCATTTcagagaaaatattttttatattgttttgattttttccgAGTGAGGCGTGAGCTTATTTAGGTAGTACTCTACTCGCTACCTTTATCTTTGACTAAAGTTTGTGGAGTAAGTGGGACCCAACCAGCACTTAGTTCCACTATACGTCGTCGTTTGTTATtcgttattaaaaattaaagcaatTCAGCCCAAAAGGCCTGTAATTGGGCCAAATAATGAACGTTTACGGGGAGTGAGATGATCGATCTGAGCGAGAAGAGTCGTCGTCTCCGGCGATCGCCGGAACAAGAAAATGTTGTCGATTACGAGAGTGATTAGCCGGAGAATCCACGGAAAGGGTGATGTAGCTGTTCCAAAACTCTCAGGATTCTCTATTGTATCTCCCAAAAACGTAAGCTTCCGCTGTGTGTTTTAAAACTCTGCATTCGACGATATTGGAATCTGATTAATCGATTATCCGTTTGAAGGTTGAGGTAGAGTATGCAGATGGAAGCAAGTTCAGTTTCTCTTCTGAGTTTCTGAGAGTGCATAGCCCAGCTGCTGACGGAAAAGTCAGATCAATCGGTGGTGAAAAGGTGAAAACTTTATGCATCAAAGATTGTTTTAAGCCACATGATTTCTAGACTTTGATACTCTTGTCTTTAGCTCATCTTCTAGGCATGCTTATTGCAATAATGTGACAGCTTCCTTTTGGAATGctggttttgtttgtttgtcttcaATGTTTCTTGGACCAGCTAAGATTATAGCCACTAGCGAGTTGTTCTTTCTCC encodes:
- the BNACNNG16190D gene encoding uncharacterized protein BNACNNG16190D isoform X2, with amino-acid sequence MLSITRVISRRIHGKGDVAVPKLSGFSIVSPKNVEVEYADGSKFSFSSEFLRVHSPAADGKVRSIGGEKVISGRRYVGIISAEPVGNYGVRTGIYPWDYFYELGSNKFGLMRSYIKILQKHHLSREPPPRRK